The genomic region GTGCAAACTGCGAGCAGTAGTGAGTGTGGTATATTTGTGCCTTCAGTTTCCTGTTGGGTGGAGTGTTCTTGTCGTTTGGCACGGCACACTAGTATTCTTCTCTGTTATCAGCGCTCTGTTGAAGGATGGAATGGATATCCAGATTGTCTGGGACTTGTGGTGATGCAGATCCAGCCAGTAACTAGTATGAATTTCTCTAGTGGGGTTGTTGGGCTGCTAAAAACCGCCGGACTGAGCAAAGGAACCTTGCGTCTTTGTGTAAAGCAGCAGTCGAatctgtgtgtgtgtgtttgtgatTAAAGTCGTCATTCGGTCCTGACTGCCTGCCGTGTGTTGTCTTTAATCTGATGCGCGCTGTCTGCTTAATGGAACAGCTGAGCTGAGGTTTTTTTATCAGCTGCGTCGGGCATGCTAGCTAGCAGGACAAGCCCATGTTACCTCATTGCACTATTGCTATCACATCCAAAGACTAGATGGTCCATACAGATACAGCAGCTCTACATGCACTGGAGTTGGATGAGCAGCTGAGCCAAAAGAAAGCAGCCAGTACAATACAAAGCATGCGTCCAGGAAAGAAGATGCTGAGATACACCTTTCCTCTCCATCCCATCTCCATGTGATGCGATCCCTTCCCTTCTTTTTGCCAGTGTCTTTTTTCTTCCTCGTATGAGCTCCTACCAGCCAGTCTTATCAATCTTTACAGAGGTTTTGTTGAAGGGAGTGTACATCTTTACAGTGAGCTAGCTAGGTTCTCTTGTACCAAGATCCGTTCTCTGCCCAACATAACAACAGTACTGTCAAGTGCACGGTACTCGGGTTGTTCAAAGTCAGCAGACAGATTTTCCAAAATTAAAACATGCAGTaattgttggctagcttgtacctTGCTTCTTAGGCTGTTGCCCGACATAGTCAAGTGCACGGCTCCTGCCCATACTCATCTACACATTCATGTTAACACATATTTCAGTGATGGAGTCGTTGCCATTCGTTGGACGACGCTGCTCATTTTTCTTGTACATATGAGTGAATATACATACACCTAAGGCTTTGTACTCTAGTATTCACTCCAATTTACATATATTGAGGTGGATTAAAGTATATATTAGTTTGGCTGCACTGGTGTGTTCAGTTGTTTTTCATTGTTGTGGCTGCAGCTCTATAACTATGAAACACTGTAACGTGAACTAAAGAAGCTGCATCCGAATTCTTTCAAAGGTTGTGACAATGCAATATAGGTTGTCTTGAGCAGCCTTCTTATCCAACTCTCTATAGCAttctctatttcaaacttcactctataaAACAGTATGCACGCTCTATTGGTCACGAGGATACTCCCTCCTCCGGGCATCAATAGGTGAGGAGGTTTTGAGGTTGTTTGAAATTAATTATTCCAATCATCATGGCTAGAAATAAACATTTTTGCACACATTGATTTTTTTTACAATTGAAAATAGCATGGGTGTAATGGTGTATATTTGTGTAAAAAACAGTCTCATATATAGAACTTTATATTTTCTGTGTTATAAACATATAACATATATACTAGCAACTAAGTGCATACATATATAAGTAGAAGACAGTTGTGTTTCAGACACTTCGTGGATGTCTATAAAACAATAAAACATTCATgtatcaaaagtcaaaacatgagtCAGTTGTGACTTGTGGGTAGAGGGGAACAAAGCACATACGTACGTGTCATTACACGTAGGATAACGTTCGTTATTAGCTGTTACGCTTACACGTTGTAATATACATTAAATATATATGCAATTTCTCAAGCCAAGAAGGTGGTGAGACATCGTCGGCGTAGGCGCGCGGGGCTTCATCGTCGTCGAGGATGCATCGGGCGGGAAGGCCAGTAGTGTGTGTGTCTCAACCCTCAGCTGGAGAGCAGCGCGATGATGTCGAGCGAGACGGAGCAGAGCTGGCCGAGCGTCTCCTCCCTGGCGGCGAGCTCGGCCGGGTACTGTCCGGGCCTCTGGCGGCGGAACAGCGTGCGGCACACCTGcgggtactcggcggcggcgctgACGTGCACGGACGCGGAGTCGTAGTCGTCGAGCGCGATGGAGTCCCCGGCGGCGGCCAGCGCGTCGCGGGCGCTGGCGTACTTGGCGGCGCAGGTCTGGAGGAGCGCCTGCACGGCGCTGTCGGCGGCGGAGGTGGCGGTCCCTGCGGGGGCCGTGCCGTTCGCCGCCAGCGCCGCGGCGGTGGCCGCGCCGCCCGAGGCGTTGGCGGCCGCGGCCGAGACCGCGATGGCCGACAGGCCCCGCACGTCGGCCGTCGCGCTCGACGGGTCCGCCGCCAGCGCGGACACGCACAGGGCGTAGTACGACGTGGAGTTGCAGGTGGTGCGCACCAGCGCCGCCGCGGGTGGTGGGGGTGGTGGTGTTGACGATGATgatggaggcggcggcggcggcgggtgctTGGCCGACGGTCTgtggccgtggccgtggtcgtggccgtggccgtggccgtggcttTTGTGCGCGGCCGGCGGGCCAGCGCGGGAGGAGAGTGCGGCTATAGGGAGGACtgccaggaggaggaggaggaggaggagcgggGCGTTATTGGTCGTCGGTGTGGTTGCTGCCATTATTGCGTGCAGCTGCTTGCCAAGAGAGCGGAGAGATATGCTGGCTGAGCTAGTAGCTTAGCTTGTGGTTGGTCTTTGGCTATGTGTGATGTGCTTGTGAATGGATGGAGGATGCGAGCGGGTGACGGGGTTTTATAGGAGGAGATGAGAGCAATTATATATAACTAAATAATGTTAGGCGTGTCAATGCTGAGTAGTGGAGGAGTCCATGCACTATGCATGCATGCCCGTTTCTTCGAGACAAAGACAATGCGAACACCATTTCTTCAGTGCTTAGCTAGCTACCATGCATAGGCTCTCGTCGTTACACACTAGTAGTAGGCTGTTAGGCAGACACCAACCTAGAAAGATAGACGCGCTCTCTCTTTGCTAGACTTTGGCAACGGCGATGGAGTTTCTTCTTGTCACGACGACGATGATCCCGCGTCTGCATGCATGCTGgactatttttttaaaaaaaaagatgGCGAACGATGAGAGATGAAAGGGGGTGAAGTGATAAAATAATAAGAGTCTAACTAAGTTGTGGCCATAAATAAATACAACATGTTGGTTACTTAGAGATTTTTGTTTTGGAATATGCGCACTAACGGCGGCACTGAAAAGACTAGCCAACTTTTGGAAAAGCAGCAAGCTCAAGTTGCTCTTGACAAGTAGACATcattggtccttcttcttttaaTTCGTTCCGATGTTTTAGGGTTTTTTCTCAATCAAACTAGCATATGCTTACTAAATTTATAGAAAAGATGCCAACTTTTATATATACCACTAAATAAGTATAAATCAAAtgatatttttttttaaaaaaattactCTATGTACCTGAGTAATAAATAGATCTCTAGAGTTGTCTTAAGTTAAAAAAAAAATAAACTTTGATCGAACCCAGCCAGGATTTATGACACCACATATTGGTACAATTACATTTGCcatataatatatttttttataatATATTTATGTTATGCTACTATTTTCTATAAATTTAGCCAAACTTAAGATAGTTTTAACTTAATTAATTGCATTTGATTTCAGGAATTGATTtagttggggggggggggggggggggggggggagggagtaAGTACTAGTATATCAGTATCCTTTTTATGTAAATCTGGTCAAAGATAATTTGACTTAGAATCAAACTTAAGCATCAACTTCAACGTGCATGGACATTGCTAATTAGTTTAATTCTTTGAGTAGTCCCTAATTAACCGTGAATATGCCCCGTGTTTCTCGTGTGGATGCCCCCTATAGCTACTTCTATTCATGTAAAACAAATTCTTGGTGCATAGTCCACGACATAGGCTATTTGCGTGTGCACTAACCACTGAGCAATAGCTTTGTATATATTGAACTTGTTAATTTGTGGCTGCCTTTGTTTGCTCTTGTTCTTTTCTTCTTGACCAGGACGGTTGAGTTGACCCACAGCCCACCAGCTGGTTTCCTACCTGCTTCACTGTCACTGTGTGTACTCACTACAAAAGTCTTTCAAAGTCGTTTCTAGTGTGCTTGACCGTTGGCTGTTGCATGCTTGCTGCTTTCCATCAATGCCTACTAGCTAGCTAATTAGCAAATACGACGACCAGTAAACCTATAACATGATCTCTCGGTCGTAAAAGGAAGTCAAGTAAAATCAGGTAGGATATCGATTCCTCTCAAATCGGATCCTATCTAACATGCATGTCAACGCGCGAGAAAGTCTTGAGGATATTTATATATGCATTTTAATTTTAACCCCCCTGGCCCCTGCTATGTAATTATGAAAGAAATTGTGATGATGTAATTTTCTAACACGGTGAAGCTTTTTTAAAATCAGGTATGTGTTCCGATATTGTCACACACCTTAAATCCTGAATTGAAAGCATATAACATGTACGtacataaaagaaaaaaaaaactcaTTAAGAGGTAGATAACTTACTAAAGTATATTGTTTCGGGCGTAAATTGAATGCACAATTAGTTTTAGGGTTATCCGGTCAATGTTTTAGAGAGAAGGGAGTAAGTTGGACTTTGTCTAAAGTTTTAAGAATGGAccccactgaaagtcgcctagaggaggggtgaatagggcgaaactgaaatttacaaatataaacacaactacaagccgggttagcgttagaaataaaattgagtccgcgagagcgagcgcaaaacaaatcgcaaacgaataaacaagtgagacacgcggatttgttttaccgaggttcggttctcgcaaacctactccccgttgaggaggccacaaaggccgggtctctttcaacccttccctctctcaaacggtccctcggaccgagtgagcttttcttcttctcaatcaaacgggaacaaaacttccccacaagggccaccacacaattggtgcctcttgccttggttacaattgagttttgatcacaagaacaagtgagaaagaaagaaagcgatccaagcgtaagagctcaaaagaacacggcaaatctctctcgctagtcactaaaggcttgagtggaattggagaggatttgatctcttttggtgtgtctagaattgaatgctagagctcttgtagtagttgagaggtggaaaacttggatgcaatgaatggtggggtggttggggtatttatagccccaaccaccaaaagtggccgttgggagtctgtctgctcgatggcgcaccggacagtccggtgcacaccggacagtccggtgccccctgccacgtcatcactgccgttagattctagccgttggagcttctgacttgtgggcccacctgggtgtccggtgcacaccggacagctactgtaccttgtccggtgtgccagtatgggcgcgcctgacttctgcgcgcgcagagcgcgcattaaatgcgcggcagagagccgttggcgcggagaagaccgttgctccggagtcgcaccggacagtccggtgcacaccggacagtccggtgaattatagcggactagccgttggagtttcccgaagctggcgagttcctgaggccgacctcccttggcgcaccggacactgtccggtgtacaccggacaatccggtgaattatagcggagtcgcctctggaaattcccgaaggtggcgagttcgagttggagtcctctggtgcaccggacagtccggtgctcccagaccagagggccttcggttcccacttggctcctttgttgaatccaaaacttggtctttttattggctgagtgtgaaccttttacacctgtgtaatctatacacttgggcaaacttagttagtccaaatgtttgtgttgggcaattcaaccaccaaaattatataggaactaggtgtaatcctaattccctttcaatctccccctttttggtgattgatgccaacacaaaccaaagcaaatatagaagtgcataattgaactagtttgcataatgtaagtgtaaaggttgcttagaatttgagccaatataaatacttacaagatatgcatggattgtttctttcttatataacattttggaccacgtttgcacctcatgttttgtttttgcagactcttttgtaaatcatttcaaagttcttttgcaaatagtcaaaggtaaatgaataagattttgcaaagcattttcaagatttgaaattttctccccctgtttcaaatgtgtttcctttgactaaacaaaactccccctaaatgggatcctcctcttagtgttcaagagggttttgatatatcatttttgaaaaactactttctcccccttttgaacacaataggatatcaattgaaaaatattcatcaCTTAAAATAAagctcttctaaagacagtgacacctaaaatgctattgaatcatcacttcttctaaagacagtgacacttaaaatagtcaaaggtatagctgaccctctaacacacccttaaatgctattgaatcatcacttcttctaaagacagtgacacctatatcagtgaatagacagttgtagcccatttgacataattgagaaacagaaagcaaattgtaatctaatgagtctacaagaaaaacattggaaatagaatggtcaggagatatagcaattttaccaagacctttgaccaaaccttgatttccatccccgaatgtgatagctcgttgaggatcttggtttttctcataggaggagaacatcttcttctcccctgtcatgtggtttgtgcacccgctgtcgagtatccaacttgagcccccggatgcataaacctacaaaacaagtttagttcttgactttaggtacccaaatggttttgggtcctttggcattagacacaagaactttgggtacccaaacacaagtcttggagcccttgtgcttgcccccaacatacttggcaactaccttgccggatttgttagttaaaacataagatgcatcaaaagttttaaatgaaagactatgttcatttgatgcactaggagttttcttaggcaacttagcacgggttggttgcctagaactagatgtctcacccttatacataaaagcatgatttgggccagagtgagacttcctagaatgaattctcctaattttgctcttgggataaccgacagggtataaaatgtaaccctcgttatcctgaggcatgggagccttgcccttaacaaagttggacaatctcttaggaggggcactaattttgacattgtctcccctttggaagccaatgccatccttaatgcccgggcgtctcccattataaagcatgctacgagcaaatttaaatttctcattttctaagttgtgctcggcaattttagcatctaattttgctatatgatcattttgttgtttaattaaagccatatgatcatgaatagcattaacatcaacatctctacatctagtacaaatagatacatgctcaacaatagatgtagagggtttgcaagaattcagttcaacaatcttagcatgaagaatatcatttttatctctaagatcggaaattgtaaccttgcaaacatcaaaatctttagccttagcaagcaagttttcattttcatttctaaggctagcaagagaaatgtttaattcttcaatcctagcaagcaaatcatcattattatctctaggattgggaattgaaacattacaaacatgtgaatcaaccttagcatttaaactagcattttcatgtctaaggttgtcaatcatctcacggcaagtgcttagctcactagataacttttcacatttctcaatttcaagagcataagcctttttaaccttaacatgtttcttgttttctttaattagacaatcctcttgggaatccaaaaggtcatccttctcatgaatggcactaattaattcatttagtttttccttttgagctatgttaaggttggcaaaaagggaacgcaaattatcctcctcatcactagcattatcatcactagaagactcatatttagtggaggagttagatttaaccttcttccgcttgccgtcctttgccatgaggcacttgtggccgacgttggggaagagaagtcccttggtgacggcgatgttggcggcgtcctcgtcgtcggaggagtcgcttgagctttcgtcggaattccactcccgacaaacatgggcatcgccgcccttcttcttgtagtacctcttcttttcccttcttctccccttcttgtcgtcacctcggtcactgtcactagatataggacatttagcaataaaatgaccgggcttaccacacttgtagcaaacctttttggagcgggacttgtagtctttccccctcctttgcttgaggatttggcggaagcttttgatgacgagcgccatttcctcattgtcgagcttggaggcgtctattggttgtcgacttggtgtagcctcctccttcttttcttccgtcgccttgaatgcgacgggttgagcttcggatgtggtgggttcgtcaagctcgttgatctttctcgagccttcgatcatgcactcaaaacttacaaaatgcccgataacttcctcgggggtcatttttgtatatctaggattaccacgaattaattgaacttgagtagggttaaggaaaataagtgatcttagaataaccttaaccacctcatggtcgtcccactttatgctcccgaggttgcgcacttggttcaccaaggtcttgagccggttgtacatgtgttgtggctcctcccctttgcgaagccggaaccgaccgagctccccctcgatcgtttcccgcttggtgatcttggtgagctcatctccctcgtgcgcggttttgagcacatcccaaacttccttggcgctcttcaacccttgcactttgttatactcttctctacttaaagaggcgaggagtatcgttgtcgcttgagagttaaagtgctcgatttgggccacctcatcctcatcatagtccttatcccctactgacggtacctgtgcaccaaactcaacaacatcccatatacttttgtggagtgaggttagatgaaatcgcattaaatcactccacctagcataatcttcaccatcaaaagttggtggtttgcctaatgggacggaaagtaaaggtgtatgtttagaaatgcgagggtagtgtagggggatcttactaaacttcttacgctcttggcgtttagaagttacggagggcgcgtcggagccggaggtcgatgttgatgaagtgtcggtctcgtagtagaccactttcctcatcctcttttgcttgcccccactccgatgcggcttgtgggaagaagatttttccttcttctctttgtggtgagaagaagatttcttctccttccctttgttggaggagatcttcttcttctccctcctcttggtgcgggactcttccgatgaagtgctcccttggcttgtagtgggcttttcgccggtctccatctctttcttggcgtgatctcccgacatcacttcgagcggttaggctctaatgaagcaccgggctctgataccaattgaaagtcgcctagaggggggggtgaatagggcgaaactgaaatttacaaatataaacacaactacaagccgggttagcgttagaaataaaattgagtccgcgagagcgagcgcaaaacaaatcgcaaacgaataaacaagtgagacacgcggatttgttttaccgaggttcggttctcgcaaacctactccccgttgaggaggccacaaaggccgggtctctttcaacccttccctctctcaaacggtccctcggaccgagtgagcttttcttcttctcaatcaaacgggaacaaaacttccccacaagggccaccacacaattggtgcctcttgccttggttacaattgagttttgatcacaagaacaagtgagaaagaaagaaagcgatccaagcgtaagagctcaaaagaacacggcaaatctctctcgctagtcactaaaggcttgagtggaattggagaggatttgatctcttttggtgtgtctagaattgaatgctagagctcttgtagtagttgagaggtggaaaacttggatgcaatgaatggtggggtggttggggtatttatagccccaaccaccaaaagtggccgttgggagtctgtctgctcgatggcgcaccggacagtccggtgcacaccggacagtccggtgccccctgccacgtcatcactgccgttggattctagctgttggagcttctgacttgtgggcccacctgggtgtccggtgcacaccggacagctactgtaccttgtccggtgtgccagtatgggcgcgcctgacttctgcgcgcgcagagcgcgcattaaatgcgcggcagagagccgttggcgcggagaagaccgttgctccggagtcgcaccggacagtccggtgcacaccggacagtccggtgaattatagcggactagccgttggagtttcccgaagctggcgagttcctgaggccgacctcccttggcgcaccggacactgtccggtgtacaccggacagtccggtgaattatagcggagtcgcctctggaaattcccgaaggtggcgagttcgagttggagtcctctggtgcaccggacactgtccggtgtacaccggacagtccggtgctcccagaccagagggccttcggttcccacttggctcctttattgaatccaaaacttggtctttttattggctgagtgtgaaccttttacacctgtgtaatctatacacttgggcaaacttagttagtccaaatgtttgtgttgggcaattcaaccaccaaaattatataggaactaggtgtaatcctaattccctttcacccaccATTCATCTCCATCGTCGATGTATCACCCGCGGGTCATCCTATAATGGAGAGTTACCCGAATGTTCATACTTGATCAATCTCTTTGGCGAGTTTCTAGATTTTTTCGGCGAAGTATCATTATAGCTTTCAATGATTCTAGAGTGGATCCATCTACATTCGTGTGTTGATGTGAGCTAACAGCCACCGGATGAAGTAAACGGTTCTGACAATAATAAGATTATCATTTGGCTTAGGTGCAAACTTGGAGCTTCTTAGGTCTGTTGTCAAGAGTATATGAGACATTTATTCAAAAAAACACTCTAAAGTCTCACATCTTAAGAATATTATTGGTTAGGAGTTCATGTTTTTCAAGATCTTGTGGAATTATAGGTGGTTGATTGCATCCATGACAAGCCATGTTAGCATACTCCACTTAAAGTCCATCTGAAGTCTTGTGCTCATCGAGCATGACCATATCAACAAGTTTTTGCTTCTTTCTCACTAAAACACACATTACTCATCAACAATCCTTGTCTTCATATATAGGAGGTAGGAGTTCCAAAGTTTTGATGGTTCGAGAAATTTTTAGAAAGAGCCTACAACTCAATAGTCCTTATACATGACACATGTCATGGCTCATGTTCATTCTCTTTTTCAGTTTTTTGGTCTCATAGGATCACAAGTTATAAAACCCTTACGTACATACTCAATAAAAATAGCACATTCTCGAGGCATCTTTCTTAAAATGAACAATGGACAACAAATATACATAATACTCGTCATAAAGTGGAGTAACATATATATGTTATATATAcaagaaaataaatatataaacatGACTCCTGTCATTAATTATTTTTATTTCCAAAAAAACTACCAGGAAGAGCTTTGTCAGACATGTATATTAATAGACTCCTGTCATCGCATGGAGACTCAGAAGACTGCTTATTTATACATGTTACATCGCAAACATACACATATATATTGGTGATCTTGGACATGAATAATGAATCAAGTAATAAGCAGGTAATTAAGGTTGGTCACGTGCATGGCCTCTGGCCATCATCAGTTGGTGTCGTTGTTGGCGAGGAGCGTGATGATGTCTAGCGCGACGGTGCAAAGCCGTCGGAGAGGCTCCTCCCTGTCCGCCAGCTCCGGCGGGTAGTCCGCAGGCCTCTGCCGCTGGAACAGCACCCGGCACACCTGcgggtactcggcggcggcgctgACGTGCACGGCCGCGTAGTCGTAGTCCTGCTGCGCGATGGAGTCCCTGGCGGCGGACAGCGCGTCGCGGGCCTCGCCGTACTTGGCCGCGCACGAGCGGAGCAGCGCCCGGGTGGTGGCGTCGACGGGTGTTGCCGTGGTGTTGCCGGCGGCGGTGGCCAGAGCGTCGGCCGCGGCCGCCCCGCCCGAGGcgtccgcggcggcggcggagacGGCGATGGTCGAGAGGCCTCGCACGTCGGCCGTGGCGCTGGTCGGGTCGGCGCCCAGCGTCGACACGCATAGGTCGTAGTAGGCCGTCGAGTTGCACGTGGCGCGGACCAGTCCGGCGTCGGCCGCGGgcggcggcggaggaggtgggggagggggaggaggaagaGAAGCGGGAGGCGGCGGCGAGCGCTTGTGGCCGCCCTGGCTATGGTGCGGAGGCGACGGCGGTCTGGTGCGGGCGCCGAGGATGCTCGGTGGGAGGAGCGCCAGTAGGGTTAGCACGAGTGCTGCTGCCTGCATCCTGCTGCGGTCGGTGGTGGCTGCCATTGCGCCGTTTTTGCCCTAGCTTGGTCTTGGCTAGCTGCTGCAGTGCTCGATACCAGCTGTTGTCACTCTTGAGTTGAGCGGAGGAGGAGAGCTGCTTGCGATGGAGTGAAGGCAAGCGGGGGGAACGAGGTTTTATAGGAGAAGAGAAGGGCAGGTGTGCCGCATGGTATATGGTAGGCTGCCACCTGCCATTGTTGACTACTCCAGAAGTGGCGGAGTCGATCCACGGTCAGGCACCGCCATGCACGCCAACAAGTTGATTTTTCCTCGGTGCTTAACTAGCCACATACTATAGGATGCTATTCCAGCAGGGAGTTGTTTTCGTTCCCAGCCTGACCGAATCAATCAAGATCGGGTAGGGTTCCTCTCGTGGTCAAATAAAGTCGGGTAGGGTTCCTCTCAAATCTTGCTGTAAAAACATGGCAATGCGCAGGTCTAAAAAATCTTTAGTTTGCAAATGCCTTAACAGGTGAAATTAAACAAATAATACGACGAATAGTCGCTTATTAGGAGACCAACAACGTCCATGCATTCATGCATGACTGAACAGGTGAAATTAAAATTGGACTCCAACACATCGAAGCCAAAATCACGCCTTTTGACA from Zea mays cultivar B73 chromosome 6, Zm-B73-REFERENCE-NAM-5.0, whole genome shotgun sequence harbors:
- the LOC103628949 gene encoding pectinesterase inhibitor 28 — translated: MAATTDRSRMQAAALVLTLLALLPPSILGARTRPPSPPHHSQGGHKRSPPPPASLPPPPPPPPPPPPAADAGLVRATCNSTAYYDLCVSTLGADPTSATADVRGLSTIAVSAAAADASGGAAAADALATAAGNTTATPVDATTRALLRSCAAKYGEARDALSAARDSIAQQDYDYAAVHVSAAAEYPQVCRVLFQRQRPADYPPELADREEPLRRLCTVALDIITLLANNDTN
- the LOC103628948 gene encoding pectinesterase inhibitor 28; the encoded protein is MAATTPTTNNAPLLLLLLLLAVLPIAALSSRAGPPAAHKSHGHGHGHDHGHGHRPSAKHPPPPPPPSSSSTPPPPPPAAALVRTTCNSTSYYALCVSALAADPSSATADVRGLSAIAVSAAAANASGGAATAAALAANGTAPAGTATSAADSAVQALLQTCAAKYASARDALAAAGDSIALDDYDSASVHVSAAAEYPQVCRTLFRRQRPGQYPAELAAREETLGQLCSVSLDIIALLSS